The Vicia villosa cultivar HV-30 ecotype Madison, WI linkage group LG1, Vvil1.0, whole genome shotgun sequence genome includes a region encoding these proteins:
- the LOC131644906 gene encoding putative pentatricopeptide repeat-containing protein At1g12700, mitochondrial: MSFTRSRLISYSNSLFSFHFLSKPFSHSLHQFTPNHIIHDAISSFHQLLHMHPTPSIIQFNKILGFLAKTKNHCTTVISLSHQLEFNEITPDIATLSILINCYSHLGQLNFAFSTLGKILKLGYEPNTVTLNTLVNGLCLNGKVSEALHFHDYVVARGLHFDKFGYASLINGLCKMGETRVAVQMLRKIEVKLVRLDEVMYSTIIDSLCKDKCVNDAYELYFEMIAKRISPNVVTFSSLIYGFCIVGQLKNAFSFLNEMVLKNIYPDVCTFAILVDALCKEGNVKEAKNLLVVMMKEGVIPDVVVYNSLMDGYCLVNEVNKAEHMLRTISRMGVAPNVRSYSILINGFCKMKMVNEALSLFNEMCCKGIAPDTVTYNSLIDGLCKSGRISHAWKLVDEMHDKGQPADIFTYNSLINALCKSHLVDMAIALVKRIKDHGILPNMCTYNILIGGLCKGGQLKNAHNIFKDLLTKGYRLNIQTYNIMINGFCKEGLFHESEGLLSKMEDNGIIPDAVTYETIIRALFHKDENEKAEKLLREMIARGLL; the protein is encoded by the coding sequence ATGTCGTTCACTAGGTCAAGGTTAATTTCTTACTCCAATTCTCTTTTTTCATTTCACTTTCTCTCTAAACCTTTTTCTCACTCTCTGCATCAATTCACACCCAATCATATCATTCATGATGCCATTTCCTCATTCCATCAATTGCTCCACATGCATCCTACCCCATCCATCATCCAATTCAACAAAATTTTAGGGTTTCTTGCTAAGACTAAGAACCATTGCACCACTGTTATTTCCCTTTCTCACCAATTAGAATTCAATGAAATTACTCCCGATATTGCTACTTTGAGCATCTTGATCAATTGTTACTCCCATCTAGGTCAATTGAATTTTGCATTTTCTACATTGGGAAAGATTCTTAAATTAGGTTATGAACCTAATACTGTAACCTTGAATACTCTTGTCAATGGTCTGTGCCTTAACGGTAAGGTGAGTGAAGCTTTGCACTTTCATGATTACGTGGTTGCGCGTGGGCTTCACTTCGATAAATTTGGTTATGCGTCCTTGATTAATGGGTTGTGTAAAATGGGGGAAACAAGGGTTGCCGTGCAAATGTTGAGGAAGATTGAAGTGAAATTGGTCAGACTTGATGAGGTAATGTATAGCACAATTATTGATAGTTTGTGTAAAGACAAATGTGTTAACGACGCCTATGAGTTATATTTTGAAATGATTGCAAAGAGAATTTCTCCTAATGTTGTCACTTTCAGTTCTCTAATCTATGGATTTTGTATAGTTGGTCAATTGAAAAATGCGTTTAGTTTTTTAAATGAGATGGTGTTGAAAAACATCTACCCGGATGTTTGTACTTTTGCTATATTGGTCGATGCTCTTTGTAAGGAGGGAAATGTGAAAGAAGCTAAGAATCTATTAGTTGTGATGATGAAAGAAGGGGTAATACCGGATGTTGTTGTTTACAATTCACTAATGGATGGGTATTGTCTAGTTAATGAAGTGAATAAGGCCGAACATATGTTGAGAACTATTTCTCGAATGGGAGTGGCACCTAATGTTCGGAGCTATAGTATCTTGATTAATGGATTCTGTAAGATGAAAATGGTCAATGAAGCCTTGAGTCTCTTTAATGAAATGTGTTGCAAAGGAATTGCTCCTGACACGGTGACTTACAATTCTCTCATTGACGGTTTATGCAAATCAGGGAGAATCTCGCATGCTTGGAAGCTTGTTGATGAGATGCATGATAAAGGTCAACCAGCTGATATATTCACTTACAATTCTTTGATAAACGCTTTATGCAAAAGCCATCTTGTTGACATGGCTATTGCATTAGTAAAAAGAATCAAAGACCATGGCATTTTACCAAATATGTGCACGTACAACATACTTATCGGCGGACTATGCAAAGGGGGACAACTTAAAAACGCACATAATATTTTTAAGGATCTTTTGACGAAGGGTTATCGTTTAAATATTCAAACATATAATATTATGATCAATGGATTTTGTAAAGAGGGCTTGTTTCATGAATCAGAGGGCTTGTTGTCAAAAATGGAGGACAATGGTATCATTCCTGATGCGGTAACGTATGAAACTATTATCCGAGCTCTCTTTCATAAAGATGAGAATGAAAAGGCGGAGAAACTTCTTCGTGAAATGATTGCTAGAGGTCTACTATAA